Proteins co-encoded in one Aspergillus luchuensis IFO 4308 DNA, chromosome 6, nearly complete sequence genomic window:
- a CDS encoding NmrA/HSCARG family protein (COG:S;~EggNog:ENOG410Q2AQ;~InterPro:IPR036291,IPR008030;~PFAM:PF13460,PF05368): MAPLQKVIVVYGATGVQGRSVALSLLKSQQNFAVRALTRNPQSEKAKELARLGAEVVKADGFNDNDMQNALSGAWGFWLNTHHHDPAVTQPGGPTDEDLGNRLIEIAAKAGVKVFIYSTCESPAIFTKGVAPVPGMDAKHRCELYARTFKEFDAVIGAFPGWYFENYVTPEYAQAFGGFPMFPDDEGYLTWHAPLVGGEGKVQTVSIEDDFGEMVHGMFLNPLKWKNKTIQCVSDAFTYEDMVKTFTEVTGKKARYVPMASADDLPTHGNTVLIELQDVFKYTQNNNGWFFGNPDDFATCQSLKDEARRDKGLEPEPVISMTKYFIKHYGPN, translated from the exons ATGGCTCCTCTGCAAAAAGTGATCGTGGTTTACGGTGCTACTG GTGTCCAGGGGCGGTCCGtcgccctctccctcctcaagaGCCAGCAGAACTTCGCCGTCCGGGCACTAACTCGCAACCCCCAGTCGGAAAAGGCGAAGGAATTGGCCCGCCTAGGGGCTGAGGTGGTCAAGGCTGATGGATTCAACGATAACGACATGCAGAATGCCCTGTCTGGCGCCTGGGGATTCTGGctcaacacccaccaccatgaCCCA GCGGTAACGCAACCCGGTGGCCCGACTGACGAAGATCTCGGCAACCGCCTCATCGAGATTGCAGCCAAGGCAGGCGTGAAGGTCTTCATTTACAGTACCTGCGAGTCTCCTGCGATATTTACCAAAGGCGTCGCGCCCGTTCCGGGCATGGATG CCAAACACCGATGTGAGCTGTATGCCCGAACCTTCAAGGAATTCGACGCCGTCATTGGCGCTTTCCCCGGGTGGTACTTTGAGAACTATGTCACTCCAGAGTATGCGCAGGCCTTCGGTGGCTTCCCTATGTTCCCAGACGACGAGGGCTACCTGACCTGGCACGCTCCCTTGGTAGGCGGCGAAGGCAAGGTCCAAACGGTCTCCATTGAGGACGATTTTGGTGAGATGGTGCACGGAATGTTCCTAAACCCGCTGAAGTGGAAAAATAAGACCATTCAGTGCGTGAGTGATGCTTTCACATATGAGGATATGGTGAAGACGTTCACTGAGG TCACGGGGAAGAAAGCTCGCTACGTTCCCATGGCCTCGGCGGATGACCTCCCAACCCATGGTAACACTGTTCTCATTGAGTTGCAGGACGTCTTCAAATACACCCAGAACAACAATGGCTGGTTCTTCGGCAACCCCGACGACTTCGCAACCTGCCAGTCACTCAAGGACGAGGCCCGTCGGGATAAGGGTCTTGAGCCGGAGCCGGTCATTTCCATGACCAAGTACTTCATCAAGCACTACGGACCCAACTAA
- a CDS encoding aspartic endopeptidase (BUSCO:EOG09263S2P;~COG:U;~EggNog:ENOG410PIHA;~InterPro:IPR006639,IPR007369;~MEROPS:MER0027251;~PFAM:PF04258;~TransMembrane:9 (o28-47i84-102o114-130i226-246o252-268i275-295o338-357i416-438o444-462i);~go_component: GO:0016021 - integral component of membrane [Evidence IEA];~go_function: GO:0004190 - aspartic-type endopeptidase activity [Evidence IEA]), with protein MDEVSPIAELLGQAIYHFTQIKPLLPTYGHLLVSALFPIYIGAHASLSRPSSAAKPEKSDEDGDESEEEGGGIQKMEGLAPSDALMFPLTAGLTLGGLYLVIKHMGAELLNKILGYYFSQMGMLFAIAFLKDSFAVVRSFVFPREYSSSGKVWKTKSTQRIFENASEDTSKSESSEVEIRNSPLPGFWGSIPLPHTARAALWTCREIVYWRAKLRIHIHRVFRTECWLSILDIISIAVSFPTIGYFTFVSKPWWLTNFLGFSFCYGTLQFMSPSTFITGSLILGSLFFYDIYFVYFTPLMVTVAKTLDVPIKLLFPRPAAPGEAPDTISLAMLGLGDIIIPGMMVGLALRFDLYLYYKRKGQQKALADGKGSEIVKPVYQSALGGWGERFWTRSVAPSKPQLDPPYHDARSFPKPYFTASLVGYVLGMLATLIVMQVFDHPQPALLYLVPGVLISLWGTALVRKEIHEMWEFSDAEEDEEEEPTADNKEAKDPAESSGQASIFSRIFSKPQDGPSTNASKEAAEKQASEDSAKDAGDTTKNFELFTISLYHPRKQQRQSDETQKATERVSSPEDDENWAIVGADRDTEPPAKRLRRSPRYAADKH; from the coding sequence ATGGACGAGGTCAGCCCCATTGCCGAGCTTCTGGGCCAAGCCATATATCACTTCACACAGATCAAACCTTTGCTACCAACCTACGGCCATTTGCTTGTCTCCGCCCTTTTCCCCATCTACATTGGCGCCCATGCATCCCTGTCGAGACCGTCGTCGGCCGCAAAACCCGAGAAGTCGGACGAAGATGGAGACGaatcagaagaggaaggtggtggtattCAGAAGATGGAGGGACTTGCACCAAGTGACGCATTGATGTTTCCCCTGACAGCTGGTTTAACCCTCGGAGGCTTGTATCTGGTCATCAAGCACATGGGCGCTGAACTTCTGAATAAGATACTTGGCTACTATTTCTCCCAGATGGGTATGCTCTTTGCTATAGCTTTCCTGAAAGACTCCTTCGCTGTCGTGAGATCATTTGTCTTTCCCCGCGAGTACAGCAGCTCTGGCAAAGTTTGGAAGACTAAGTCCACTCAACGCATTTTTGAAAACGCTTCGGAGGATACCTCTAAATCGGAGTCTTCGGAGGTGGAGATCCGGAACTCTCCCCTTCCTGGGTTCTGGGGGTCAATTCCATTGCCACATACTGCTCGCGCAGCACTTTGGACTTGCCGTGAAATAGTATATTGGCGCGCTAAGCTTAGGATCCATATACATCGCGTTTTCCGCACTGAATGTTGGCTTAGTATCTTGGACATTATCAGCATAGCTGTATCATTCCCTACGATTGGTTACTTCACTTTCGTGTCTAAGCCATGGTGGTTGACTAATTTCCTGGGATTCAGTTTCTGCTATGGTACCCTGCAATTCATGTCGCCATCTACTTTCATCACCGGATCGCTGATCCTAGGATCTCTGTTCTTTTATGACATTTACTTTGTCTATTTCACGCCACTGATGGTAACGGTTGCAAAGACCTTAGACGTCCCGATCAAGCTCCTGTTTCCGCGCCCTGCAGCGCCTGGGGAGGCTCCTGATACTATCTCCCTTGCTATGTTAGGTTTGGGCGACATCATCATTCCCGGCATGATGGTGGGTCTGGCTCTTCGGTTCGATCTTTACTTATACTACAAGCGCAAGGGCCAGCAAAAGGCGCTAGCAGATGGCAAGGGCTCGGAAATTGTCAAGCCTGTATATCAGTCCGCGctaggaggatggggagaacGTTTCTGGACCCGTTCCGTGGCGCCAAGCAAGCCGCAGCTGGACCCTCCCTACCACGATGCCCGATCTTTCCCTAAGCCTTATTTCACCGCCAGTCTAGTTGGTTATGTCCTGGGTATGCTTGCGACGTTGATCGTAATGCAGGTATTCGATCATCCTCAGCCTGCGCTCCTGTACCTGGTACCTGGGGTCCTGATCTCTCTGTGGGGGACTGCATTGGTGAGAAAGGAAATCCACGAGATGTGGGAGTTCAGCGAtgcggaagaagacgaggaagaggagccaaCTGCGGATAATAAGGAAGCAAAGGATCCGGCTGAGAGTAGCGGACAagcatccatcttctcccgtATCTTCTCCAAGCCCCAAGATGGCCCCTCCACCAATGCTTCCAAGGAGGCTGCGGAGAAACAGGCGTCTGAGGATTCCGCCAAAGATGCGGGCGATACCACGAAGAACTTCGAACTATTTACTATTTCCTTGTACCATCCTCGCAAGCAACAGCGGCAGTCAGATGAGACCCAGAAAGCCACGGAACGTGTTTCGTCCCCGGAGGACGATGAAAATTGGGCCATTGTTGGTGCTGACCGGGATACTGAACCTCCCGCAAAGCGACTGCGTCGGAGTCCCAGGTACGCAGCCGACAAGCATTAA
- a CDS encoding SDR family oxidoreductase (COG:Q;~EggNog:ENOG410PHZH;~InterPro:IPR002347,IPR036291;~PFAM:PF00106,PF13561,PF08659,PF01370;~go_process: GO:0055114 - oxidation-reduction process [Evidence IEA]), which translates to MDFYTSPHNHTKNPGSAVSPTASATTSTREPKLQLPSTTDPPGPSNPPKPLVWLIFGATGHMGRSLVKTALSRNDFVSAVGRTFETTPAAMSKLEEEHPNKCLGLLCDVRARPTVQRVIDATIARFGRIDIIANCSGYGVIGACEDQDEYDIRDQFETNFTGTLNMIQLSLPHFRERGAGRYLIFSSTSGALGVPGLGPYCASKYAVEGLMESMLYEVDQFNIKTTLVEPGHMRRDDVGDLVGGGEESIFGGGGYGVEDEHDSANKLALGSPLPLYGHFLVKPPSEPYNTPTAPAAHAKRMLMWLGDKQPASAVKAAHLVWQLGHCSYPPLRLILGTYAVESIRDRLKCIIEEIEDWKYLSFPTGEQQGQQQGQGKDKGPASVSGGREGDEMDVK; encoded by the coding sequence ATGGATTTCTACACCTCCCCTCATAACCACACCAAGAACCCCGGATCGGCCGTCTCCCCAACCGCATCCGCAACCACATCGACCCGCGAACCCAAGCTCCAACTCCCCTCGACCACCGACCCCCCGGGGCCCTCGAACCCCCCGAAGCCCCTCGTATGGCTCATCTTCGGCGCAACAGGCCACATGGGCCGGTCACTCGTCAAAACGGCTTTATCGCGAAATGACTTCGTCAGCGCAGTAGGCCGCACCTTCGAAACCACCCCGGCAGCCATGTCCAAgctcgaagaagaacaccCCAACAAATGCCTCGGACTACTCTGCGACGTGCGCGCGCGTCCCACCGTTCAACGCGTCATCGACGCCACGATCGCGCGCTTCGGGCGCATAGACATCATCGCCAATTGCTCCGGGTACGGTGTAATCGGGGCGTGCGAGGACCAAGATGAATACGATATCCGGGACCAGTTCGAGACGAATTTTACAGGCACGCTGAATATGATTCAGTTGTCGTTGCCGCACTTCCGGGAGCGCGGGGCCGGGCGGTACTTGATCTTCAGTTCTACGTCGGGGGCTCTGGGAGTGCCGGGATTGGGGCCGTACTGTGCGAGCAAGTATGCGGTTGAGGGGTTGATGGAGAGTATGCTTTATGAGGTGGATcagtttaatattaagacGACGCTGGTGGAACCGGGGCATATGAGACGCGATGATGTGGGGGAtttggtgggtggtggagaagagagtatctttggcggtggtgggtaCGGCGTGGAAGACGAGCATGATAGTGCTAATAAGTTGGCGCTGGGGTCGCCATTACCGCTCTATGGCCATTTCTTGGTCAAGCCGCCGAGTGAGCCGTATAATACACCTACGGCGCCGGCGGCGCATGCGAAGCGCATGCTCATGTGGTTGGGGGATAAGCAGCCGGCAAGTGCGGTTAAGGCTGCGCATTTGGTATGGCAGTTGGGGCATTGTTCGTATCCACCGTTGAGGTTGATCTTGGGGACATATGCCGTGGAGAGTATTCGGGATCGCTTGAAGTGTATTatcgaggagattgaggattGGAAGTATCTCAGTTTTCCGACGGGGGAGCAGCAGGGGCAGCAGCAAGGGCAGGGGAAGGATAAGGGCCCTGCTTCTGTGTCGGGGGGCCGAGAGGGCGATGAGATGGATGTGAAGTGA
- a CDS encoding FluC/FEX family fluoride channel (COG:D;~EggNog:ENOG410PHTF;~InterPro:IPR003691;~PFAM:PF02537;~TransMembrane:7 (i67-87o93-116i159-187o207-235i256-275o287-308i392-416o);~go_component: GO:0016021 - integral component of membrane [Evidence IEA]): MSLPTSTNPNGAPAPSDPSASSNAAAAAATNTTNMDEKPPSPPLESAPQAQPSEPILHPISHKLTQFYTISYLIFFAIFGTLARLGLQALTFYPGAPIVTGVLWANVGGSLLMGFFQEDRRLFREEWGKPNNNNNNNNNNNTSDAAEQAKQHKTVKKTIPLYIGLTTGFCGCFTSFSSFIRDVFLALTNDLPNPSSEGNVVSRNGGYSFMALVAVILSTVSLSLCALLFGTHLAAALDGVTPTVPFRFTRRVLDPVMAVLGWGCWLGAVFLAIWPPDRHDGSGMEVWRGRAVFAIVFAPLGCFLRFYVSLLLNARVPSFPLGTFAVNVFGTAVLAMCFDLQHVAGIGGSVLTACQVLQGVMDGFCGSATTISTWVAELSALGLAGGGKRWAAYVYGVVSVGVALGFVVIIVGSLGWTRGFDGPVCG, encoded by the coding sequence ATGTCACTGCCCACATCCACTAACCCCAATGGCGCCCCCGCGCCCTCAGACCCAAGCGCATCATCaaacgccgccgccgccgcggcgaccaacaccaccaacatggACGAGAAAcccccctcaccaccactcGAATCCGCACCCCAAGCGCAACCCTCCgaacccatcctccaccccatcTCTCACAAACTCACCCAATTCTACACCATCTCCTACCTAatcttcttcgccatcttcggcACTCTCGCCCGTCTCGGCCTGCAAGCCCTAACCTTCTACCCGGGTGCCCCCATAGTCACCGGCGTCCTCTGGGCCAATGTCGGCGGCTCCCTGCTGATGGGGTTTTTCCAGGAGGATCGGAGACTATTTCGCGAGGAATGGGGCAAGcccaataataataataataataataataacaacaacacGAGTGATGCCGCCGAGCAGGCAAAGCAACATAAAACCGTCAAGAAAACCATCCCGCTGTATATCGGTCTCACGACGGGGTTCTGCGGGTGTTTTACCTCCTTCTCGTCGTTTATTCGCGATGTGTTTCTCGCGTTGACGAATGATTTGCCCAATCCTTCCTCTGAGGGGAATGTTGTGTCGAGGAATGGGGGATACAGTTTCATGGCTCTGGTGGCTGTTATTCTTAGTACGGTTTCGCTGAGTCTATGTGCTTTGTTGTTCGGGACGCATCTTGCTGCCGCGCTGGATGGGGTCACTCCTACGGTTCCGTTCCGGTTCACGAGACGGGTTTTGGATCCCGTTATGGCGGTGctgggttgggggtgttggctCGGCGCGGTGTTTCTGGCCATTTGGCCGCCGGATCGACATGATgggagtgggatggaggTATGGCGTGGTCGGGCGGTGTTTGCGATTGTGTTTGCCCCCTTGGGGTGTTTTCTGCGGTTTTATGTGTCTTTGTTGCTCAATGCGAGGGTGCCGAGTTTTCCGTTGGGCACTTTTGCGGTGAATGTCTTTGGGACGGCGGTGTTGGCTATGTGTTTTGATTTGCAGCATGTCGCGGGGATTGGTGGGAGTGTGTTGACTGCGTGTCAGGTCTTGCAGGGGGTTATGGATGGGTTTTGTGGGTCGGCGACGACGATTAGTACTTGGGTCGCGGAGTTGAGTGCCCTTGGGCTTgcgggaggggggaagagatgggCGGCGTATGTCTATGGGGTGGTTAGTGTGGGTGTTGCGTTGGGGTTTGTGGTTATTATTGTGGGTTCGTTGGGGTGGACGAGGGGGTTTGATGGGCCGGTTTGTGGTTAG
- a CDS encoding putative clock controled protein (Ccg-8) (COG:S;~EggNog:ENOG410PFW1;~InterPro:IPR013927;~go_function: GO:0003714 - transcription corepressor activity [Evidence IEA]) codes for MDHRSNGRSVPKTSLSARPDAVSAPTGPPHTSALSTASPSTTDSSSDSAPPTAYPPFHHVPPPMMDVDHSTVADDRSRRATSVLSMDDIEAAQALEGLRTDYGQSPRTSQMNRPESKQQPEPLLSLLTSTHPLISSAINGSVSAYTNSKSYSPRFKSSAEFLERNIGSPVANTVGTVGRKTGVESGLRWALQRRVSSSAQSSRSKRRKVSNEQQSTEVDVEKGPELAMRLSPGEGPPPYDDQRSPNYDDINRDSPSRQTPSTWQSRLMISTSGLGVAMSEESLRSLQYCLTWLRWANGRLDKAIEALKAALKEWDSSRQQNGDSTAEQDASSTTLLSNRIQAVKADVLATLKRVVDIVSKYAGGALPENARNLVRRHLTSLPHRFQIASTSNPPPDSMAAASDATVSAHRILVLAQEGLDMMSQVSGVVNDTLVSAEHWCEKLGRKRSEGKAPIKAPPREQDEPYPADIKAPIQEPSPQDVSMTGMEKA; via the exons ATGGACCACCGCTCCAACGGCAGGTCGGTCCCGAAAACCTCCCTCTCTGCGCGCCCAGACGCCGTCTCTGCGCCCACTGGCCCTCCTCATACTTCAGCGCTATCTACGGcctcaccctcaacaaccgaCTCCTCATCTGACTCCGCCCCTCCCACTGCCTATCCCCCTTTTCATCATGTTCCTCCCCCCATGATGGACGTCGATCATTCTACCGTAGCGGACGACCGTTCACGTCGAGCCACCAGTGTACTATCCATGGATGATATCGAAGCCGCTCAAGCCCTGGAGGGCCTTCGCACTG ACTACGGTCAATCGCCGCGAACGTCGCAAATGAATCGTCCCGAATCCAAGCAGCAACCAGAGCCGTTGCTATCTCTACTCACCTCCACCCATCCCCTCATCTCGTCCGCTATCAACGGCTCTGTGTCAGCATATACCAATTCTAAATCCTATTCCCCTCGTTTCAAGTCAAGCGCCGAATTCCTCGAGCGCAACATCGGCTCTCCCGTCGCCAACACCGTTGGCACTGTAGGTCGGAAGACTGGCGTGGAAAGTGGCCTTCGGTGGGCTTTACAGCGTCGGGTATCCTCGTCCGCCCAGTCTAGTCGCTCTAAACGCCGTAAGGTGAGCAACGAGCAACAGTCTACCGAGGTCGACGTAGAGAAGGGTCCAGAACTGGCGATGAGGCTGTCGCCGGGAGAGGGTCCTCCACCCTACGATGATCAGAGGTCCCCCAATTATGACGACATCAATCGAGACAGTCCATCGCGGCAGACCCCGTCCACATGGCAGAGCCGACTGATGATCTCGACATCCGGCCTGGGTGTGGCCATGAGTGAGGAATCGCTCCGGAGCCTGCAATATTGTCTGACCTGGCTACGCTGGGCGAACGGACGGCTGGACAAAGCAATCGAGGCTCTCAAGGCCGCCCTGAAAGAATGGGATAGCTCGAGACAGCAGAATGGTGACTCTACTGCAGAGCAGGACGCTTCCAGCACTACCCTCCTCTCGAATCGGATCCAAGCCGTCAAGGCGGATGTGCTCGCGACGCTGAAACGTGTGGTGGACATTGTCTCCAAATATGCCGGGGGAGCGCTCCCGGAGAATGCGCGGAACTTGGTGCGTCGGCATCTGACCTCACTGCCGCATCGGTTCCAGATCGCGTCGACCTCCAACCCGCCGCCGGACTCCATGGCGGCAGCATCCGACGCCACCGTTAGCGCCCATCGGATCCTCGTCTTGGCTCAGGAGGGCTTAGACATGATGTCGCAGGTTAGCGGTGTAGTCAACGACACCCTGGTCAGCGCTGAGCACTGGTGTGAGAAATTGGGTCGGAAGCGCTCAGAGGGCAAAGCGCCGATCAAGGCTCCACCCCGAGAGCAGGATGAGCCGTACCCGGCGGACATCAAGGCCCCAATTCAGGAGCCATCCCCTCAAGATGTCTCTATGACAGGAATGGAGAAGGCTTAG
- the ARG8 gene encoding acetylornithine transaminase (BUSCO:EOG09262OX9;~COG:E;~EggNog:ENOG410PG5K;~InterPro:IPR004636,IPR005814,IPR015424,IPR015421, IPR015422;~PFAM:PF00202;~go_function: GO:0003824 - catalytic activity [Evidence IEA];~go_function: GO:0008483 - transaminase activity [Evidence IEA];~go_function: GO:0030170 - pyridoxal phosphate binding [Evidence IEA];~go_process: GO:0006525 - arginine metabolic process [Evidence IEA]), translating to MSFARLAARRLPVSRRLVPSIDSLPQQRFFSISQHVKSQNKAAVPNPDPAADSVSVAFVNDQSPYMLPTYVRPAPVMVKGQGCYLWDMENRKYLDLTAGIAVNSLGHCDPEVAQIIAEQAEVLVHASNLYYNAWTGALSKLLIDVTKESGAMRDASQVFICNSGTEANEAAIKFARKVGRSLDPSGAKHEVVSFHNSFHGRTMGALSATPNPKYQTPFSPMLPGFKYGNYNDVAQLETLVTEKTCGVIVEPIQGEGGINVATPEFLVALRKRCDEVGAVLIFDEIQCGLSRTGSFWAHAHPSLAPASGEAAHPDILTSAKALGNGIPIGATIVSEKAVAKHIKPGDHGTTYGGNPLVCRVAHHIVNRLADPELQKSVETKGDLLVSGFKDLQKKYPNVISEIRGRGLIRGVQLSPEFVSKASDLVGAARERGMLIITAGEGCIRFVPPLTITEEQIKSGLKILEQALEAVVAQA from the coding sequence ATGTCGTTCGCACGTCTCGCCGCCCGGCGGTTGCCCGTCTCCCGTCGGCTCGTCCCCAGCATTGACTCACTGCCCCAGCAGCgattcttctccatctcgcAACATGTGAAGTCTCAGAACAAAGCCGCCGTGCCTAACCCCGATCCTGCTGCTGACTCCGTATCCGTGGCTTTCGTCAATGATCAATCTCCCTACATGTTGCCGACCTACGTGCGGCCGGCGCCGGTCATGGTCAAGGGCCAGGGATGTTACTTGTGGGATATGGAGAACCGGAAATACCTGGACTTGACGGCTGGTATTGCGGTCAACTCTCTGGGACACTGTGACCCCGAGGTGGCCCAGATTATCGCTGAGCAAGCCGAGGTGCTTGTCCACGCCTCGAACCTCTACTACAATGCGTGGACCGGAGCTCTCAGCAAGCTCTTGATCGACGTTACTAAGGAGTCCGGTGCCATGCGCGATGCTTCCCAGGTCTTCATTTGCAACTCCGGAACCGAGGCCAACGAGGCCGCCATCAAGTTTGCTCGCAAGGTCGGTCGTTCGCTCGACCCCTCCGGCGCCAAGCACGAAGTCGTCTCCTTCCACAACTCCTTCCATGGCCGCACCATGGGCGCTCTGTCTGCAACCCCGAACCCCAAGTACCAGACTCCCTTCTCTCCCATGCTGCCTGGTTTCAAGTACGGCAACTACAACGATGTGGCTCAGCTCGAGACTCTCGTCACCGAGAAGACTTGTGGTGTGATCGTCGAGCCCATCCAGGGTGAGGGAGGTATCAATGTGGCTACCCCGGAGTTCCTCGTCGCTCTGCGCAAGCGCTGTGACGAGGTTGGTGCTGTTTTGATCTTCGACGAGATCCAGTGCGGTCTCTCCCGGACCGGCTCCTTCTGGGCTCACGCCCACCCATCTCTCGCACCTGCTTCTGGCGAGGCAGCTCACCCCGACATCCTGACTTCGGCCAAGGCCCTGGGTAACGGTATCCCTATTGGTGCCACTATTGTCTCCGAGAAGGCCGTGGCCAAACACATCAAGCCCGGTGACCACGGTACCACCTATGGTGGTAACCCCCTGGTGTGCCGTGTCGCCCACCACATTGTCAACCGTCTGGCGGACCCCGAGCTGCAGAAGTCTGTTGAGACCAAGGGAGACCTGCTTGTGTCTGGATTCAAGGATCTCCAGAAGAAGTACCCCAACGTCATCTCGGAGATCCGCGGACGCGGACTGATCCGTGGTGTCCAGCTCTCCCCGGAGTTTGTTTCCAAGGCCAGCGATTTGGTTGGTGCTGCCCGGGAGCGCGGCATGCTGATCATCACGGCAGGCGAGGGCTGCATCCGCTTCGTTCCTCCTTTGACCATTACCGAGGAGCAGATCAAGTCCGGCCTCAAGATTCTGGAGCAGGCTCTGGAAGCCGTGGTTGCTCAGGCTTAG
- a CDS encoding uncharacterized protein (CAZy:AA11;~COG:S;~EggNog:ENOG410QDDW;~SECRETED:SignalP(1-17)) yields the protein MKSALLAYGLLASSVSAHIQMSNPYPIRSPLDPNGDESKKDYSYTNPLDPSGSDFPCKGYANDPFRSVATYSPGGTYEMDLQGSATHDGGSCQISLSYDTGKSFQVIHSMLGGCPLTESYKFTIPSDAPTGDALLTWTWFNKVGNREMYMNCAQVTIGDGGSKKRDVEEIRKRDAFSSLPPIFIANVNGPGQCTTIENYDVNFPRPGPSVEGSINGTNTGFTCTGDAPFLDAGNSGSSGSSGSSSSSVKDAPVSTPKPTASRPTVSTSHVAAQVVGSTPAASSSAKVVASSFGTEAARVATVPTAVAHSENDASVAGADDDESARYVPGKPCVDGAIICGPEGTSWSMCSNGRPIHMGSVAAGMYCSHGAMHRL from the coding sequence ATGAAATCCGCTCTCCTCGCCTACGGCCTTCTGGCCTCAAGCGTCTCAGCACACATTCAAATGTCCAACCCCTACCCGATCCGCAGCCCGCTCGACCCAAATGGTGATGAATCCAAGAAAGACTACTCATACACGAACCCCCTCGACCCCAGCGGCAGTGACTTCCCCTGCAAAGGCTATGCCAATGACCCCTTCCGGTCCGTCGCGACCTACAGCCCCGGCGGCACCTACGAGATGGACCTCCAAGGCAGCGCGACCCACGACGGCGGGTCATGCCAAATCTCGCTGTCGTACGACACAGGAAAATCCTTCCAGGTGATTCACTCCATGCTGGGCGGTTGTCCGCTCACGGAATCGTACAAGTTCACGATCCCGTCAGATGCACCGACAGGCGATGCGCTGCTCACTTGGACGTGGTTCAATAAGGTCGGGAACCGGGAGATGTATATGAACTGTGCGCAGGTCACTATTGGGGACGGTGGTAGTAAGAAGAGGGACGTGGAGGAGATCCGGAAGCGAGATGCATTTAGTTCGCTGCCGCCGATCTTCATCGCGAATGTTAATGGGCCCGGCCAGTGCACGACTATCGAGAACTATGATGTGAACTTCCCCCGGCCAGGACCTTCGGTTGAGGGCAGTATCAATGGCACCAACACCGGGTTTACTTGCACTGGTGATGCGCCCTTCCTGGATGCCGGTAACAGTGGCTCAAGTGGTAGCTCCGGCTCTAGCTCTAGCTCTGTCAAAGATGCCCCTGTGTCTACCCCCAAGCCGACCGCGTCCAGGCCGACTGTGTCTACCTCCCACGTTGCTGCTCAGGTTGTTGGCAGTACACCCGCAGCATCCTCGTCCGCTAAGGTGGTTGCCTCGTCGTTTGGAACCGAGGCTGCGCGCGTTGCGACAGTCCCGACGGCGGTTGCCCACTCTGAGAACGATGCTAGTGTTGCtggtgccgatgatgatgagagtgcCCGGTACGTCCCTGGCAAGCCTTGCGTCGATGGGGCTATCATCTGCGGCCCTGAGGGTACTAGCTGGTCGATGTGCAGCAATGGACGTCCCATCCATATGGGATCTGTTGCGGCGGGAATGTACTGCTCTCATGGAGCGATGCATCGGTTGTAA